Proteins from a genomic interval of Rosa chinensis cultivar Old Blush chromosome 2, RchiOBHm-V2, whole genome shotgun sequence:
- the LOC112188731 gene encoding clavaminate synthase-like protein At3g21360, whose amino-acid sequence MGHRFVEGKIEGEKEFGGKVFPKTLKPPPEMSTDGVDELAEMVKEEREWLHKTLEAHSAILFKGFGLKSGDEFGRVVEAFGWENMTYSAPAPRPILRHLVGGRVYTSNATPVTQLITFHHEMAWVKEVPSKIFLYCLQPSPEGGETSILPSQVVVDQMEERVPEFVSKISTIGFVHRVSLATEYDSEDADGINEPWKWILDTRDLAEAEKRAKEKFLCREVKFREEGLLELLFGPVCPIRSYGGKRVWFNTILCYAPKDSDSISFTDGTKLPESAVETYKKILEENCVNIKWEKGDFLLLDNLLAQHARLPGKPPRQILVSICK is encoded by the exons ATGGGGCACAGATTTGTGGAAGGAAAGATAGAGGGAGAGAAGGAGTTTGGAGGCAAGGTGTTTCCCAAGACACTGAAACCTCCTCCGGAGATGAGCACTGACGGCGTAGATGAGCTGGCGGAGATggtgaaggaagagagagagtggcTGCACAAGACTCTCGAGGCTCACTCTGCCATTCTGTTCAAGGGTTTCGGATTGAAGAGCGGGGACGAGTTCGGGCGTGTGGTCGAGGCGTTTGGATGGGAAAACATGACTTACTCGGCACCGGCCCCACGGCCGATTCTGAGGCATTTGGTGGGAGGGAGAGTTTATACTTCAAATGCGACTCCTGTCACTCAACTCATCACCTTCCATCACGAAATGGCTTGG gtgaaggaagtccctTCAAAGATATTTTTGTATTGTTTGCAGCCATCCCCGGAGGGTGGAGAAACATCTATACTGCCTAGTCAGGTTGTGGTTGATCAAATGGAAGAGAGAGTTCCTGAATTCGTCTCTAAAATTTCAACAATAGGTTTTGTCCACAGAGTAAGTTTGGCCACGGAATATGATTCTGAGGATGCTGATGGTATCAATGAGCCATGGAAATGGATCCTAGACACTCGAGATCTTGCAGAAGCTGAGAAGAG AGCAAAAGAAAAGTTTCTATGCCGTGAGGTGAAATTTAGAGAAGAAGGACTGTTAGAGCTCCTCTTTGGACCAGTATGTCCAATAAGAAGCTATGGGGGAAAGAGGGTATGGTTCAACACTATTCTTTGCTACGCTCCTAAAGATTCTGACAGCATAAGCTTCACGGATGGTACCAAACTTCCAGAGTCGGCAGTGGAAACCTACAAGAAAATCTTAGAGGAGAACTGTGTGAACATCAAATGGGAGAAAGGAGACTTTCTGCTACTAGATAATTTGTTGGCTCAACATGCTAGGCTTCCTGGAAAGCCGCCACGTCAAATTCTGGTTTCCATTTGCAAGTAA